A stretch of Terriglobales bacterium DNA encodes these proteins:
- a CDS encoding GvpL/GvpF family gas vesicle protein, translated as MAWYAYCIVEQQALLGGARARRPFPITNIQGIGNSPVLGYPSGDFAVVVSPYGPATLDQQAARDHARVVGECFKFATVLPFRFGTVFDNDEALRRAVRSNRRHFQENVAQLRGKSEMHLKLVVRDGSLREVGPEVLPAKVGLEYLNRLRERAALDRDRQSKAKTLSVQVHRLFNPLAEEISCKKVDSGGLLIDIAHLIDSKSVEKYQNRYAAATRQFKNCELVISGPWPPYHFLRGKGKAAN; from the coding sequence ATGGCGTGGTACGCATACTGTATCGTTGAGCAACAGGCCCTCCTTGGCGGCGCAAGAGCGCGACGTCCATTCCCCATCACTAACATTCAAGGAATCGGTAATTCCCCGGTACTGGGATATCCGAGCGGCGATTTCGCAGTTGTGGTGAGCCCGTATGGACCGGCCACACTCGACCAGCAAGCCGCGCGGGACCATGCCCGGGTCGTCGGCGAATGCTTTAAGTTCGCGACGGTCTTGCCGTTCCGTTTTGGAACTGTATTCGACAACGATGAGGCGCTGCGACGAGCCGTACGGTCGAACCGGCGTCACTTCCAGGAAAACGTGGCTCAACTTCGCGGCAAGTCCGAAATGCACCTGAAGCTGGTGGTGCGGGACGGATCCTTGCGGGAGGTGGGTCCGGAAGTCCTTCCGGCGAAGGTTGGGCTGGAATACCTGAACAGGTTGCGTGAGCGTGCCGCTCTGGACCGGGATCGCCAGAGCAAAGCGAAGACGCTATCGGTTCAGGTCCACAGGCTGTTCAACCCACTTGCTGAGGAAATCAGTTGCAAGAAGGTGGATTCGGGCGGGCTGCTGATCGATATCGCCCACTTGATTGACTCCAAGTCAGTGGAGAAATACCAGAATCGTTACGCCGCAGCGACTCGCCAGTTCAAGAACTGCGAACTGGTCATCAGCGGACCGTGGCCTCCGTACCACTTCCTGAGGGGTAAGGGTAAGGCGGCGAACTAG
- a CDS encoding sensor domain-containing diguanylate cyclase, translated as MRRPSTMAFDVGHTESLTPDRFVVEVFSEVGEETIQRRWREINTILRLSMLTGLPMQMEAALSMLCDFAAEIANYDAALVYFWEETSEQMLLRTTRGVENISESAARGNILNFWVNKFGRPLLVSKGIHPQADAVLDETNSNSALIVPLVVSNRTLGSMQFFSRTPGAFTEEDAQLLWILALVSENILSREHANEGLLTFAFTDYLTGLKTRGYLEQQLELEIKRCERKKAPLSLLMLDIDFFKPLNDRYGHHVGDQVLRDVSSLLTKDMREVDTVARYGGEEFVIILPETPAASAARVAQRIRKSIERSKFFAGSASSVEKLTISIGIAVYPQDARFKRDLIECADAALYEAKSRGRNQVMMYSEMKHHQREVS; from the coding sequence GTGCGCCGCCCTTCGACCATGGCTTTCGACGTCGGACATACAGAATCCCTTACACCTGACCGTTTCGTCGTCGAGGTCTTCTCCGAGGTCGGAGAAGAGACCATTCAGCGCCGCTGGCGCGAGATCAACACCATCCTCCGCCTAAGCATGCTCACCGGACTTCCCATGCAGATGGAAGCCGCACTCAGCATGCTCTGTGATTTCGCCGCTGAAATCGCCAATTATGACGCCGCCCTCGTCTATTTCTGGGAAGAAACCAGCGAACAGATGCTCCTGCGCACCACACGCGGTGTGGAGAACATCTCCGAGTCTGCCGCACGCGGTAACATCCTGAACTTCTGGGTTAACAAGTTTGGACGCCCGCTGCTCGTGTCCAAGGGCATACACCCGCAGGCGGACGCCGTCCTCGACGAGACAAACTCAAACTCTGCCCTCATCGTTCCCCTTGTCGTCAGTAACCGGACGTTGGGCTCCATGCAGTTTTTCTCGCGCACTCCCGGCGCCTTTACCGAGGAAGACGCGCAACTCCTATGGATCCTCGCTCTCGTCTCCGAGAACATACTCAGCCGCGAGCACGCCAACGAAGGCCTCCTCACGTTTGCGTTTACCGATTACCTCACTGGCCTTAAAACACGCGGATATCTTGAGCAACAACTCGAACTCGAGATCAAGCGGTGCGAGCGCAAGAAGGCGCCGCTCTCTCTTCTCATGCTCGATATCGATTTCTTCAAGCCGTTGAACGACCGTTACGGCCACCACGTTGGCGACCAGGTTCTGCGCGACGTCTCCTCTCTCTTGACCAAGGACATGCGCGAGGTCGATACCGTCGCGCGCTATGGAGGTGAGGAGTTTGTCATCATCCTGCCCGAGACTCCGGCGGCATCGGCCGCTCGGGTCGCGCAACGTATCCGCAAGAGTATCGAGCGCTCGAAGTTCTTCGCCGGATCGGCGTCCAGCGTCGAAAAGCTGACTATCAGCATCGGCATTGCCGTGTATCCGCAGGATGCCCGCTTCAAACGTGACCTCATCGAATGCGCCGATGCAGCCCTATATGAAGCGAAATCCCGTGGCCGAAACCAGGTGATGATGTACTCGGAGATGAAGCATCATCAGCGGGAGGTAAGCTAG
- a CDS encoding glycosyltransferase family 4 protein, whose translation MAGLSGLLTSRLRTESHNRPWRVLHACELASDAAALAESQSLIGMAPQLLSREFWPSRTPRELSLLTVWHDVRDWRHELNDAEAASDIQLVHAHSFPSAMAGIRGTLPLVYEFTSTIDQVAATQAVSGPWLVRSLRVAEQFVLSRAGAVVTRSSSMHKTAMERGTLPENLFTIPEPVPAEDPLVNSTNWALQHHIHQPNGPLFIGLPDGVTGAEFILRAFAAMLPEVQHAILLLESNQPEEARRLLRDLNLSEAVRVFSPSERTSALSCADVVIAHGSSDASGCNRSLLRALAYGRPVIATDLPENRECAPEGQGCIWYASGDAGDLVRRARFIAGDKDFCRSLGESGREFIRTHRSATAIARRYDAVYRHAIARRSERLPRIPMPKLYALGEA comes from the coding sequence GTGGCCGGCTTATCGGGACTTCTTACTTCTCGCCTTCGCACCGAGTCACATAACCGCCCGTGGCGCGTACTGCACGCCTGCGAACTGGCGAGCGACGCTGCTGCCCTTGCTGAGTCGCAGTCGCTCATCGGCATGGCCCCGCAACTGCTTTCGCGTGAATTCTGGCCCTCACGCACTCCGCGCGAACTTTCGCTGCTCACCGTGTGGCACGACGTCCGCGATTGGCGTCACGAACTCAACGATGCCGAAGCAGCCTCGGACATTCAACTCGTACACGCTCATTCGTTTCCTTCCGCCATGGCCGGAATTCGCGGCACGCTTCCGTTGGTGTACGAGTTCACCAGTACCATTGACCAGGTAGCCGCCACGCAGGCGGTAAGCGGCCCCTGGCTCGTTCGTTCGCTTCGCGTCGCAGAACAGTTTGTCCTTTCACGCGCAGGCGCGGTCGTAACCCGTAGCTCTTCTATGCACAAGACCGCCATGGAACGGGGCACACTGCCGGAAAATCTATTCACGATCCCGGAACCGGTCCCGGCCGAGGACCCGTTGGTAAACAGCACAAATTGGGCGCTGCAACACCATATTCACCAGCCAAATGGACCCTTATTCATAGGTCTTCCCGACGGCGTTACTGGTGCTGAGTTCATCCTTCGCGCTTTCGCAGCTATGCTGCCGGAAGTGCAGCACGCGATCCTGCTCCTCGAATCAAACCAGCCAGAAGAAGCACGGCGACTTCTCCGTGACCTGAACCTTTCCGAAGCTGTCCGAGTCTTCTCCCCCTCGGAGCGAACTTCTGCTCTCTCCTGTGCCGATGTCGTGATTGCTCATGGGAGCTCCGACGCTTCCGGATGCAACCGGAGCCTGCTTCGTGCCCTTGCCTATGGCAGGCCAGTAATTGCCACCGACCTCCCGGAGAACCGGGAGTGCGCCCCGGAGGGACAAGGATGTATCTGGTACGCGAGCGGTGACGCCGGCGATCTTGTCCGTCGTGCCAGGTTCATCGCCGGCGATAAGGATTTTTGCAGGTCGTTGGGAGAGAGCGGCAGGGAGTTCATTCGCACCCATCGTTCGGCGACGGCCATCGCTCGACGCTACGACGCCGTCTATCGGCACGCCATAGCGCGCCGCTCCGAACGTCTGCCGAGGATCCCTATGCCGAAGCTGTACGCGTTGGGTGAAGCCTAG
- the aroE gene encoding shikimate dehydrogenase: protein MNTILPSLPTRLMPLRIPRICVAVAGGNPAELLDKAESVARDNPFIEFRLDYLKTPAQALPKIKSFLGSHTYVTAIGTCRRAVNGGLFKGSVAAQVDLLSKAGQAGCHFVDVELQSATAMKAQDFSKIRSYAGLILSFHDFKHTRKVNETFAEMSSIPADIYKVVTTATNLHDNVVMMRFLEEQSHNHKMVGLCMGEQGIISRVLSLRAGSLFTFGAFSPGEETAPGQVTAKALRDAYRIENVDAATRVYGVAGDPIEHSLSPQMMNAAFRRENLNSVYLALHAKSLDDLVKCAREIPIHGMSITMPYKQEIIKHLDNCEPLCEKVGACNTVIRSQEGKLYGFNTDVAGVTRPLEARIPLAGSKVLVLGAGGAARAAVFGLREKGANVFILNRTPQTAQKLARESGAKTIRRDELKKQQFDVIINATPVGMGNGKAILDESEMNARIAFDLVYNPMDTKFLQMARAKGMTAVPGVEMFVHQGARQFEIWTGKPAPSLEMQQVVVNELVHRAPLKAPAAPAKAAPKTPAKAAPAKKAKAAKKK, encoded by the coding sequence ATGAACACAATCCTGCCCAGTTTGCCGACGCGGCTCATGCCGTTGCGCATCCCACGCATCTGCGTGGCGGTGGCGGGTGGCAATCCAGCCGAACTGCTGGACAAGGCCGAATCGGTCGCGAGGGATAACCCCTTTATTGAGTTCAGGTTAGACTACCTCAAGACCCCTGCCCAAGCGCTGCCGAAGATCAAGAGCTTTCTCGGTTCCCATACGTACGTGACGGCGATCGGGACCTGCCGCCGGGCGGTCAACGGTGGTTTGTTTAAGGGTTCGGTGGCGGCCCAGGTAGACCTGCTTTCCAAGGCAGGACAGGCCGGATGCCACTTCGTGGATGTGGAACTCCAGAGCGCCACGGCAATGAAGGCGCAGGACTTCAGCAAGATCCGGAGCTACGCCGGACTGATACTTTCGTTTCACGACTTTAAGCACACCCGCAAAGTGAACGAGACGTTCGCGGAGATGTCGAGTATTCCGGCGGACATCTACAAAGTCGTCACCACGGCCACGAACCTTCACGACAACGTGGTGATGATGCGGTTCCTGGAAGAGCAATCGCACAACCACAAGATGGTCGGGTTGTGCATGGGCGAGCAGGGGATCATAAGCCGGGTATTGAGCTTGCGTGCGGGCAGCCTGTTCACGTTTGGCGCGTTCAGCCCGGGCGAAGAAACTGCTCCGGGTCAAGTGACCGCCAAAGCGCTGCGGGATGCGTACCGGATCGAGAATGTCGATGCCGCTACGCGGGTGTATGGAGTGGCCGGCGACCCGATCGAACACTCGCTTTCGCCGCAGATGATGAATGCGGCTTTCCGCCGCGAGAACCTGAATTCCGTTTACCTGGCGCTGCATGCCAAGTCGCTCGACGACCTGGTGAAATGCGCAAGGGAGATACCGATCCATGGCATGAGCATCACCATGCCGTACAAGCAGGAGATCATCAAGCATCTCGATAACTGCGAGCCACTATGCGAGAAGGTCGGCGCATGCAACACGGTGATCCGGTCGCAGGAAGGGAAGCTTTACGGATTCAACACGGATGTTGCCGGCGTAACGCGTCCGCTGGAGGCCCGAATTCCGCTGGCTGGATCGAAGGTCCTGGTGCTCGGCGCCGGTGGCGCGGCGCGGGCCGCGGTGTTCGGCCTTCGTGAAAAGGGCGCCAATGTCTTCATCCTGAACCGTACGCCGCAGACGGCGCAGAAACTGGCACGCGAGTCGGGGGCGAAGACAATCCGCCGCGATGAGTTAAAGAAACAGCAGTTCGACGTGATCATCAACGCGACACCAGTGGGAATGGGGAACGGCAAAGCGATCCTCGACGAGAGCGAGATGAACGCCCGCATTGCATTCGACCTGGTGTACAACCCGATGGACACGAAGTTCCTGCAAATGGCGCGGGCGAAAGGCATGACGGCTGTTCCGGGCGTGGAGATGTTCGTCCATCAAGGCGCGCGGCAGTTCGAGATATGGACGGGAAAGCCGGCTCCCTCGCTGGAGATGCAGCAGGTTGTGGTGAACGAACTTGTACATCGCGCTCCGCTGAAGGCACCTGCCGCTCCGGCCAAAGCGGCGCCGAAGACACCAGCAAAAGCCGCGCCAGCGAAAAAGGCCAAGGCCGCCAAAAAGAAATAG
- a CDS encoding GNAT family N-acetyltransferase produces the protein MSHRDVRSVVRIFNYYVEHSFAAYPESPVAEEPFQELRKAAHLALVAKHAGDVVGFAIMRPFHHASTFQRTAEVSYFIDPEHTGQHLGSIFLEKLIENARTLHIDWLLASVSSRNEGSLAFHRKHGFEECGHFRDIGRKNGQDFGIVWFQKRI, from the coding sequence ATGTCTCACCGGGACGTCCGCTCCGTCGTACGCATATTTAACTACTACGTGGAGCACTCCTTCGCGGCGTACCCGGAATCCCCGGTTGCGGAGGAACCATTTCAGGAATTGCGTAAAGCCGCCCATCTCGCGCTCGTCGCAAAGCATGCAGGGGACGTCGTCGGATTCGCGATTATGCGCCCCTTTCACCATGCAAGCACCTTTCAGCGCACGGCCGAGGTCAGCTACTTCATCGACCCGGAGCACACCGGCCAACATCTCGGCTCAATTTTTCTGGAAAAGCTGATCGAAAACGCCCGAACCTTGCATATCGACTGGCTGCTCGCCAGTGTCAGTAGTCGCAATGAGGGTAGCCTCGCCTTCCACCGCAAGCATGGCTTCGAGGAATGCGGACACTTCCGCGATATCGGGCGAAAGAACGGACAGGACTTCGGTATCGTCTGGTTTCAGAAAAGAATCTGA
- the thrS gene encoding threonine--tRNA ligase, with the protein MSDNIRLKLPDNSVKEVPKGTTALDVAKSISPRLAQAAIAAQIRPASNGNEPRLVDLTRPLESDAEIRILTDRDPESLEVFRHSSAHLLAAAVLELFPETKLGHGPATENGFFYDFYRPTPFTPEDLEKIEKKMQELVEQDIPYAQEFLPRDEGLAQFKQEGDFMKCHFIEQFTKPDEKISIYRTGKFTDFCRGPHVPSTGKIKAFKLLNIAGAYWLGDEKNPQLQRIYGTSFYSKKDLDEYIKQQEEAKKRDHRVLGKQLDLFSIQELAGPGLIFWHPKGGIMRKLMEDWMRDEYLRRGYSLVYTPHVARRQLWQTSGHEGFYAQNMFDTMELDDAEYRMKPMNCPFHILIYADSLKSYRDLPVRLGELGTVYRYERSGVMHGLLRVRGFTQDDAHIFCTPEQVEDEIGGCVDFAIAVLNAYGFDKFQVELSTWDPNDRKSFAGSDEQWNHATSSLEKVLGQRGIPYKTIPGEAAFYGPKIDVKLVDAIGRLWQLSTVQFDFNLPARFGLEYVGEDGQRHQPVMVHRALYGSVERFFGVLIEHYAGAFPVWLSPVQVVMVPIAERHTEYANKVADQLKEIGIRVEVDARNEKMNAKIREHALQKVPFMLVVGDKEAEANQVNVRTRGHEKTETISTADFISRIKKLVDEKAPTV; encoded by the coding sequence ATGTCAGACAACATCCGGCTGAAGCTCCCTGATAACAGCGTAAAAGAAGTTCCCAAGGGCACCACTGCCCTCGATGTCGCCAAGTCCATTTCGCCCCGTCTGGCGCAAGCCGCCATCGCCGCGCAGATTCGCCCCGCCTCCAACGGCAACGAGCCCAGGCTCGTGGACCTGACCCGTCCGCTTGAGTCCGACGCCGAGATTCGCATCCTCACCGACCGCGATCCCGAATCGCTCGAAGTGTTTCGTCATTCCTCGGCACACCTGCTCGCCGCCGCTGTCCTTGAACTCTTCCCCGAAACCAAGCTCGGACACGGCCCGGCCACCGAGAACGGATTCTTCTACGACTTCTATCGTCCAACTCCGTTTACTCCCGAGGACCTGGAAAAAATCGAGAAGAAAATGCAGGAACTCGTCGAGCAGGACATCCCCTACGCGCAGGAGTTTCTGCCCCGCGACGAAGGCCTCGCGCAGTTCAAGCAAGAAGGCGACTTCATGAAGTGCCACTTCATCGAGCAGTTCACCAAGCCCGATGAGAAGATCTCGATCTACCGCACCGGCAAGTTCACCGACTTCTGCCGCGGACCACACGTCCCCTCGACGGGCAAGATCAAGGCATTCAAGCTGCTGAACATCGCCGGTGCCTACTGGCTCGGCGACGAAAAGAATCCGCAGCTCCAGCGCATCTACGGCACCTCGTTTTATTCGAAGAAGGACCTCGACGAGTACATCAAGCAGCAGGAAGAAGCCAAGAAGCGCGACCATCGCGTGCTTGGCAAGCAGCTTGATCTGTTCTCTATTCAGGAACTCGCCGGCCCTGGCCTCATCTTCTGGCACCCCAAGGGCGGCATCATGCGCAAGCTGATGGAAGACTGGATGCGCGACGAATATCTCCGCCGCGGCTATTCACTCGTCTACACGCCGCATGTCGCACGCCGCCAGCTCTGGCAGACTTCCGGCCATGAAGGCTTCTACGCGCAGAACATGTTCGACACCATGGAACTCGATGATGCCGAATATCGCATGAAGCCGATGAATTGCCCGTTCCACATCCTCATCTACGCCGACTCGCTCAAGTCGTACCGCGACCTGCCCGTCCGCCTTGGCGAACTCGGAACGGTGTATCGATACGAGCGCTCCGGCGTCATGCACGGACTGCTTCGTGTGCGCGGCTTTACGCAAGACGATGCCCACATCTTCTGTACCCCCGAGCAGGTCGAAGACGAAATCGGCGGATGCGTTGACTTCGCTATCGCAGTCCTGAACGCCTACGGTTTCGATAAGTTCCAGGTCGAGCTTTCCACTTGGGACCCGAATGATCGAAAGAGTTTCGCCGGATCGGACGAACAGTGGAACCACGCCACCAGTTCACTCGAAAAAGTCCTCGGTCAACGTGGCATTCCCTACAAGACCATCCCCGGTGAAGCCGCATTTTACGGTCCGAAGATCGACGTCAAGTTGGTCGACGCCATCGGCCGCCTGTGGCAGCTCTCGACCGTTCAGTTCGACTTCAACCTTCCCGCGCGCTTCGGCCTCGAGTACGTCGGTGAAGACGGTCAACGTCACCAGCCCGTCATGGTCCACCGCGCCCTTTACGGATCAGTTGAGCGCTTCTTCGGTGTGCTGATCGAGCACTATGCCGGCGCATTCCCGGTATGGCTCTCGCCGGTACAGGTCGTGATGGTGCCCATCGCCGAGCGCCACACCGAGTACGCCAATAAAGTTGCTGACCAGTTGAAGGAGATTGGCATTCGCGTGGAAGTGGACGCCCGCAACGAGAAGATGAACGCGAAGATCCGCGAGCACGCGCTCCAAAAAGTCCCGTTCATGCTGGTCGTCGGCGACAAGGAAGCCGAAGCCAATCAGGTGAACGTGCGCACCCGCGGTCACGAAAAGACCGAAACCATCTCGACCGCGGACTTCATCAGCCGAATCAAGAAGCTGGTGGACGAAAAAGCGCCGACGGTCTAG
- a CDS encoding YtxH domain-containing protein, with protein sequence MRLFLAGLGIGSAIGMLIAPRRGAELREHLLDTARERFDGVRERVEDAGERMEPVLKDVHDSLDPMVKQGREKLERAAGKISELKEKSGNGNLLTILNEWPHERLIEIEGIGPVLATRIIQNRPYESEQDLLEAKALPPSAIESLRKAA encoded by the coding sequence ATGAGATTGTTCCTGGCTGGCTTAGGCATTGGGAGTGCCATCGGAATGCTGATTGCGCCTCGCAGGGGAGCGGAGTTGCGTGAGCATTTGCTGGATACAGCGCGTGAGCGTTTCGACGGTGTTCGAGAACGCGTTGAGGACGCCGGGGAGCGTATGGAGCCGGTGCTGAAGGACGTTCACGACAGCCTGGATCCGATGGTGAAGCAAGGGCGAGAGAAACTGGAGCGAGCGGCTGGCAAGATTTCGGAGTTGAAGGAGAAGTCAGGAAACGGAAATCTGCTGACAATTCTGAATGAATGGCCGCACGAGCGGCTGATCGAGATCGAGGGGATTGGCCCGGTGCTGGCGACGAGAATTATTCAGAACCGGCCGTATGAGTCCGAGCAGGATCTGCTGGAGGCCAAGGCGCTTCCGCCAAGTGCGATTGAGAGTTTGAGAAAAGCTGCGTAG